Proteins co-encoded in one Natronorubrum daqingense genomic window:
- a CDS encoding ATP-dependent DNA helicase: MNLEELTGLPSGATDHFRQEGIEELYPPQAEAVDAGATDGENLVAAVPTASGKTMIAALSMLSAVERGGKALYIVPLRALASEKRAEFEAYEQFGITTGVTTGNYESTDDWLATKDIIVATSEKVDSLVRNGAGWLSELTCVVSDEVHLIDDRNRGPTLEVTLAKLQQLNPAMQTVALSATVGNADEIADWLDASLVDSDWRPIDLEMGVHYGNALNFDDGSTREVPVEGSEKQEAALVRDILQEGGSSLVFVSSRRNAEAAAGRLGGVSSPELSGEERTELAELAAEIRDDSDTETSKDLADCVERGAAFHHAGLSSTQRSLVEDAFRDRLLKVISATPTLAAGVNTPARRVIVRDWRRFDPSAGGMAPLDVLEVHQMMGRAGRPGLDPYGEAVLLAKSHDESQELFDRYIWADPEAVRSKLAAEPALRTHVLATIASGFARTRGGLLEFLEATLYASQSSEAGRLESVTDEVLSYLERNDFIERDGETEQTNDDAGAFTSAADLADRQRSKNEQALEATSLGHTVSRLYLDPMSAAEIVHGLEGAEERPTALGLYQLVSRTPDMYELYLRSGEDEKFGELFYERERELLGDAPSEFEEGRFEDWLAALKTGTLLEDWAEEADEETITERYKIGPGDLRGKVDTAEWLLGAAESLAAEIDSEWTVAVREARARVEHGVGEELLELVSVGGVGRKRARRLYAAGIEEPADLRSAEKSVVLGALKGEKTAENILENAGREDPSMDGVEPASRDASPTSGESNVSASDEPNGETADDNQSSLGDF; the protein is encoded by the coding sequence ATGAATCTCGAGGAGCTGACGGGGCTCCCATCCGGTGCCACGGACCACTTCCGGCAGGAGGGCATCGAGGAGCTCTACCCGCCACAGGCTGAGGCGGTCGACGCCGGCGCGACCGACGGCGAGAACCTCGTCGCCGCCGTGCCGACCGCCAGCGGGAAAACCATGATCGCCGCGCTCTCGATGCTCTCGGCGGTCGAACGCGGCGGGAAAGCGCTGTACATCGTCCCGTTGCGAGCGCTCGCCAGCGAAAAACGAGCCGAGTTCGAAGCGTACGAACAGTTTGGCATCACGACCGGCGTCACGACGGGCAACTACGAGAGCACCGACGACTGGCTCGCGACGAAGGATATCATCGTTGCGACGAGCGAAAAGGTCGACTCGCTCGTCCGAAACGGGGCCGGCTGGCTCTCAGAACTCACCTGCGTCGTCAGCGACGAAGTCCACCTGATCGACGACCGAAATCGGGGGCCCACCCTCGAGGTGACCCTCGCGAAGCTCCAGCAGCTCAATCCCGCGATGCAAACCGTCGCGCTCTCCGCAACCGTCGGGAACGCCGACGAAATCGCCGACTGGCTCGACGCCTCCCTCGTCGACAGCGACTGGCGACCGATCGATCTGGAGATGGGCGTCCACTACGGCAACGCGCTGAACTTCGACGACGGCTCGACGCGAGAGGTTCCCGTCGAGGGCAGCGAAAAGCAAGAAGCCGCGCTCGTCCGGGACATCCTTCAAGAAGGAGGCTCCTCGCTCGTCTTCGTCAGCTCTCGGCGCAACGCCGAGGCCGCCGCGGGCAGATTAGGCGGCGTCTCGAGTCCGGAACTATCGGGCGAAGAGCGCACCGAACTGGCCGAACTCGCCGCGGAGATTCGCGACGACAGCGACACCGAGACGAGCAAGGATCTGGCCGACTGCGTCGAGCGCGGCGCAGCGTTTCACCACGCTGGGCTTTCGAGTACCCAACGCTCGCTCGTCGAGGACGCCTTTCGCGACCGGCTGTTGAAAGTCATCTCGGCGACCCCGACGCTCGCAGCGGGGGTGAACACGCCCGCTCGGCGCGTGATCGTCCGCGACTGGCGACGGTTCGACCCGAGTGCGGGCGGAATGGCTCCGCTGGACGTCCTCGAGGTCCACCAGATGATGGGACGAGCCGGACGTCCCGGTCTCGACCCCTACGGCGAGGCCGTCTTGCTCGCGAAGAGTCACGACGAAAGTCAAGAACTGTTCGACCGCTACATCTGGGCAGATCCGGAGGCCGTCCGGTCGAAACTCGCGGCCGAACCTGCACTCCGGACGCACGTCCTCGCCACCATCGCCTCCGGCTTCGCGCGAACCCGGGGCGGACTCCTCGAGTTCCTCGAGGCAACGCTGTACGCGAGTCAGTCGAGCGAAGCCGGGCGACTCGAGAGCGTCACCGACGAGGTATTGAGCTACCTCGAGCGAAACGACTTCATCGAACGGGATGGCGAAACTGAACAGACGAACGACGACGCCGGAGCGTTCACCTCGGCGGCCGACCTCGCGGACCGACAGCGCTCGAAGAACGAACAGGCGCTCGAGGCGACCAGCCTCGGCCACACCGTCTCGCGGCTCTACCTCGATCCGATGAGTGCGGCGGAGATCGTCCACGGCCTCGAGGGAGCCGAGGAACGACCGACGGCACTCGGTCTCTACCAGCTCGTCTCGCGAACGCCCGACATGTACGAACTCTACTTGCGCTCGGGAGAGGACGAGAAATTCGGCGAACTGTTCTACGAACGCGAGCGCGAACTGCTCGGTGACGCGCCGAGCGAGTTCGAGGAGGGGCGCTTCGAGGACTGGCTGGCAGCCCTCAAAACGGGAACGCTACTCGAGGACTGGGCTGAGGAAGCCGACGAGGAGACGATCACCGAACGGTACAAGATCGGACCCGGCGACCTCCGCGGCAAGGTCGACACCGCCGAGTGGCTGTTGGGTGCCGCCGAGTCCCTGGCCGCCGAAATCGACAGCGAATGGACCGTCGCCGTCCGCGAAGCCCGCGCACGCGTCGAACACGGCGTCGGCGAGGAGTTGCTCGAACTCGTTTCGGTCGGCGGCGTCGGCCGAAAACGTGCTCGACGACTCTATGCAGCCGGAATCGAGGAACCCGCCGACCTCCGAAGCGCCGAGAAGAGCGTCGTCCTCGGAGCACTAAAAGGCGAGAAGACGGCCGAGAACATCCTCGAGAACGCCGGTCGAGAGGACCCGTCGATGGACGGCGTCGAACCGGCTAGTAGAGACGCGAGTCCGACGAGCGGCGAGTCGAACGTCAGTGCAAGCGACGAACCGAACGGAGAAACCGCGGACGACAACCAATCCAGTCTGGGTGATTTCTAG
- the mdh gene encoding malate dehydrogenase has translation MTKVSVVGAAGTVGAAAGYNIALRDIADELVFVDIPDQEDTTVGQAADTNHGAAYDSNTTIRQGGYEDTEGSDVVVITAGIPRQPGQTRIDLAGDNAPIMEDIGSSIAEYNDDFITVTTSNPVDLLNRHLYEVGDRAREQVVGFGGRLDSARFRYVISQRYDAPVQNVDATILGEHGDAQVPVFSKVRVDGQDREFDENEKEELLEELQTSAMNVIEKKGATQWGPATGVGHTVEAILRDTGEVLPCSVPLEGEFGHEGTAFGVPAKLGSDGVEEIVEWELSEFERDQLGEAAEKLSDQYNKIS, from the coding sequence ATGACGAAAGTTAGCGTGGTCGGCGCGGCTGGAACGGTTGGAGCCGCAGCGGGCTACAACATCGCACTTCGAGATATCGCCGACGAACTCGTCTTCGTGGACATTCCGGATCAAGAGGACACGACGGTCGGACAGGCTGCGGACACCAACCACGGTGCAGCCTACGACTCGAACACGACGATCCGTCAGGGAGGCTACGAGGACACCGAGGGCTCGGACGTCGTCGTCATCACGGCCGGCATCCCCCGCCAGCCCGGCCAGACGCGAATCGACCTCGCGGGCGACAACGCCCCGATCATGGAGGATATCGGCTCCTCCATCGCGGAGTACAACGACGACTTCATCACCGTCACGACCTCGAACCCCGTCGACCTGCTCAACCGCCACCTCTACGAGGTCGGCGACCGCGCACGCGAGCAGGTGGTCGGCTTCGGCGGCCGACTCGACTCCGCGCGATTCCGCTACGTCATCTCCCAGCGCTACGACGCCCCCGTCCAGAACGTCGACGCGACCATCCTCGGCGAGCACGGCGACGCCCAGGTTCCCGTCTTCTCGAAGGTCCGCGTCGACGGCCAGGACCGCGAGTTCGACGAGAACGAGAAAGAAGAACTGCTCGAGGAACTCCAGACCTCCGCGATGAACGTCATCGAAAAGAAAGGCGCGACGCAGTGGGGGCCAGCGACCGGCGTCGGACACACCGTCGAGGCCATCCTGCGCGACACCGGCGAAGTGCTTCCGTGCAGCGTCCCCCTCGAGGGCGAGTTCGGCCACGAGGGCACCGCATTCGGCGTCCCGGCCAAACTCGGCTCCGACGGCGTCGAAGAAATCGTCGAGTGGGAGCTCTCGGAGTTCGAGCGCGACCAGCTCGGCGAAGCCGCCGAGAAGCTCTCGGATCAGTACAACAAAATCTCGTAA
- a CDS encoding TIGR00725 family protein has product MRVSVIGGGTINETAANRAEGVGRELATRGHTVVCGGRGGTMAAVCRGANDAGGTTIGILPGEDREDANEFVDIVIATGLGHARNALVALNGDAVIALAGGVGTLSEIGFAGIYDRPIVGLETHDMSDLGVCATTVETPTEAVDAVEDAFGPEEGSVG; this is encoded by the coding sequence ATGCGAGTCAGTGTTATCGGCGGCGGAACGATCAACGAGACGGCAGCGAATCGCGCCGAAGGCGTCGGTCGCGAGCTTGCGACTCGAGGCCACACGGTCGTCTGTGGCGGTCGCGGCGGAACGATGGCGGCCGTCTGCCGTGGTGCGAACGATGCAGGAGGAACGACGATCGGCATTTTGCCCGGCGAGGACCGCGAGGACGCGAACGAGTTCGTCGATATCGTCATCGCGACCGGACTGGGCCACGCCCGAAACGCGCTCGTTGCGTTGAACGGTGACGCGGTGATCGCGCTCGCGGGTGGCGTCGGCACGCTCTCGGAGATCGGCTTCGCCGGCATCTACGACCGACCGATCGTTGGCCTCGAGACGCACGATATGTCGGATCTCGGCGTCTGTGCCACGACGGTTGAAACGCCGACGGAAGCAGTGGACGCCGTCGAGGACGCATTCGGGCCGGAGGAGGGTTCTGTGGGCTGA
- a CDS encoding universal stress protein encodes MTTPLFERVLVPIAEADDAKTTCEAVVPYLESSGEVVVVHVIEKTEGGPDKAPREARQEQAEEIFAIAREQFGDAGYDVETELRYGPDVIDEILAAGAAFDVTAIAFTPRPGGRWIKLLSGNHANRLTRESTYPILIVPHSEKETPEMTEATAETTGGTDGSGYRVLVPIDGTEDALSAVSHACRAYPTADVTCLHVHESASTDVYASMTGGQSSGVDDEDREWQREVTQRFEEAQAVADDHGVELETVTFPGAVPDAIVTCAEELGVDLVVMTTRGREGLKQKLLGSTTETVVRRSPVPVTVVR; translated from the coding sequence GTGACGACACCGCTCTTCGAACGCGTGCTCGTCCCGATCGCCGAGGCGGATGACGCGAAAACGACGTGCGAGGCCGTCGTTCCCTACCTCGAGTCGTCGGGGGAGGTCGTCGTCGTGCACGTCATCGAGAAGACCGAGGGCGGGCCCGACAAAGCGCCCAGAGAGGCCAGACAGGAGCAAGCGGAGGAGATTTTCGCGATCGCTCGCGAGCAATTCGGCGATGCCGGCTACGACGTAGAGACGGAACTGCGATACGGGCCGGACGTCATCGACGAAATCCTCGCCGCTGGGGCGGCCTTCGACGTGACCGCGATCGCATTCACACCCCGCCCAGGGGGTCGCTGGATCAAGCTTCTCTCCGGCAATCACGCGAATCGGTTAACGAGAGAGAGCACGTACCCGATCCTGATCGTTCCCCACTCCGAGAAAGAAACCCCCGAGATGACCGAGGCTACCGCGGAGACGACTGGTGGTACCGACGGATCCGGTTACCGCGTACTCGTTCCGATCGACGGCACCGAGGACGCCTTGTCGGCCGTTAGCCACGCCTGTCGCGCCTACCCGACCGCCGACGTAACCTGTCTCCACGTCCACGAGTCGGCGAGTACCGACGTCTACGCGTCGATGACCGGCGGCCAGTCGAGCGGGGTCGACGACGAAGATCGCGAGTGGCAACGAGAGGTGACACAGCGCTTCGAGGAGGCACAGGCCGTGGCCGACGACCACGGCGTCGAACTCGAGACCGTGACGTTCCCCGGGGCGGTCCCCGACGCCATCGTCACGTGTGCGGAGGAACTCGGCGTCGACCTGGTCGTCATGACCACCCGAGGCCGAGAAGGCCTCAAGCAGAAGCTCCTCGGGAGCACCACCGAGACCGTCGTGCGCCGATCACCCGTTCCGGTCACCGTCGTCCGATAG
- a CDS encoding Sjogren's syndrome/scleroderma autoantigen 1 family protein, which yields MSDFDKEAEREKLREKYERDAKEREATQRMSDLLLKGATMTNAHCGTCGDPLFQQNGTTFCPSCHGNPDAVEGTDLEAQPANESAGNANADATADAGNASDSTADSSKRESRPNEAAASNTAGQPDGTATERPNSSGNEGASSNAGERPTQNAAEHPPSKEPTQSSSSAAESVPNRSVTPEQPSTPDQRSPSARQPTADVGVEDESRSPRRDETSSASAVDGDREAARASLVRALEKFAAKAAETDDPRHATACLEAAREASEALETLR from the coding sequence ATGAGCGACTTCGACAAGGAAGCCGAACGCGAGAAACTTCGAGAGAAGTACGAACGCGACGCCAAAGAGCGCGAGGCGACCCAGCGAATGAGCGACCTGTTGCTCAAGGGAGCGACGATGACGAACGCCCACTGCGGGACCTGTGGCGACCCGCTGTTCCAGCAAAACGGAACCACGTTCTGTCCGAGTTGTCACGGCAACCCCGACGCAGTCGAAGGGACGGACCTCGAGGCTCAGCCGGCGAATGAATCGGCCGGTAACGCTAACGCTGACGCTACCGCTGACGCTGGCAATGCGTCAGACTCCACCGCTGACTCGAGCAAGCGCGAGTCCCGACCAAACGAAGCGGCGGCCTCGAATACTGCTGGCCAGCCCGACGGGACTGCCACTGAACGACCGAACTCGAGTGGAAACGAGGGGGCGTCGTCGAACGCAGGCGAGCGACCGACTCAGAATGCGGCCGAGCATCCTCCCTCGAAGGAACCCACCCAATCATCCTCGAGCGCTGCCGAATCGGTACCGAACCGATCCGTAACACCCGAGCAGCCATCGACACCGGATCAGCGATCGCCGAGCGCTCGGCAACCGACGGCCGATGTCGGTGTCGAGGACGAATCTCGGTCGCCCCGCCGCGACGAGACTTCGTCTGCATCGGCCGTCGACGGCGACCGCGAGGCCGCTCGAGCCTCGCTCGTCCGGGCGCTCGAGAAGTTCGCCGCGAAGGCGGCCGAAACGGACGACCCACGCCACGCGACGGCCTGTCTCGAGGCCGCACGCGAGGCGAGCGAGGCGCTCGAGACGCTCCGGTAG
- a CDS encoding cation:proton antiporter domain-containing protein, giving the protein MVIFLVAPLVLQRYRLPGIIGIILIGAAIGPNGAHLLERDATIELLGEVGLIYLMFIAGLEINLAQFLEYKDRSVVFGLLSFVIPQTVGTVVGVSLLGLELPAALLFAAIFSSHTLLAYPVVNRLGIATDESMTATIGGTILTDTLALLVLAVVIAGVDGTLDAAFWTQLSVGLTLFFVGVWVLVPRLGRWFFRIHSEESYFEFLFVMAVLFICAFLAELVGVEHIIGAFLAGLTLNRLIPESGTLMNRIEFVGNALFIPFFLLSVGMLVNVGVVFEGLDTLALAGSLLVMVFITKYVAAWATGRVYGYDRDQVLGMFGLSVGQAAAALAIVQIGFDAGVPGFGQEMINAVVVMILVVSLFSPALVERAGSALVRAREREAYDPGRTSQRILVPVSRETEHAESLLDLAVTIRNERAHEPIHTVTVVRPEQRSRTTANVAEVEALLEDLEAYTAGAEVPIEPHTRVNHNIASGIVRSSVENRITTLVVGWDGRTARTQQVFGHIIDQVLDRTTELTLVGRLRSPLNTTQRIVLVLPPDIHHNDGFSEALHTVKRISAQTGAPIHGLVVDGNPGHFDRVTTSLEPSTSATFHAVDGWNELFEKLRDETRSDDFLVCVSARRNEVGWHSELRTLPNRLARVTDGNFVVMYPATEERADDRQFLRFS; this is encoded by the coding sequence ATGGTGATCTTCCTCGTCGCCCCGCTCGTCCTCCAGCGCTATCGGCTGCCGGGGATAATCGGTATCATTCTGATCGGTGCGGCCATCGGTCCCAACGGCGCGCACTTACTCGAGCGAGACGCGACGATCGAGTTGCTCGGCGAAGTGGGCCTGATCTACCTGATGTTCATCGCGGGCCTCGAGATCAACCTCGCGCAGTTTCTCGAGTACAAGGATCGGAGCGTCGTCTTCGGCTTGCTGTCGTTCGTGATTCCACAGACGGTCGGCACGGTCGTCGGCGTCTCGCTGCTCGGATTGGAGCTTCCGGCGGCGCTGTTGTTCGCCGCCATCTTCTCCTCGCACACGCTGCTCGCGTATCCGGTCGTCAACCGACTCGGGATCGCGACCGACGAATCGATGACCGCGACGATCGGCGGCACGATCCTCACGGACACGCTCGCGTTGCTCGTGCTCGCGGTCGTCATCGCCGGCGTCGACGGGACGCTCGACGCCGCGTTCTGGACGCAGCTGTCGGTCGGACTGACGCTGTTTTTCGTCGGCGTCTGGGTACTCGTTCCCCGACTCGGCCGCTGGTTCTTTCGCATCCACAGCGAGGAGAGTTACTTCGAGTTTCTGTTCGTCATGGCCGTCTTGTTCATCTGTGCGTTTCTCGCCGAACTCGTCGGCGTCGAACACATCATCGGGGCGTTTCTCGCCGGATTAACGCTCAATCGACTGATTCCGGAGTCGGGGACGCTGATGAATCGAATCGAGTTCGTCGGCAACGCGCTCTTCATCCCCTTCTTTCTCCTCTCGGTTGGAATGCTCGTCAACGTCGGCGTCGTGTTCGAGGGACTCGACACGCTCGCACTCGCCGGCTCGCTTCTCGTCATGGTCTTCATCACGAAATACGTCGCGGCGTGGGCGACCGGCCGCGTCTACGGCTACGATCGAGATCAAGTCCTCGGGATGTTCGGCCTCTCCGTCGGGCAGGCCGCCGCCGCGCTCGCGATCGTCCAGATCGGCTTCGACGCGGGCGTTCCGGGGTTCGGCCAGGAGATGATCAACGCCGTCGTCGTAATGATCCTCGTCGTGAGTCTGTTCAGCCCCGCACTGGTCGAACGCGCCGGGAGCGCGCTCGTCCGCGCCCGCGAACGCGAGGCGTACGATCCGGGCCGGACGTCACAACGGATCCTCGTTCCCGTCTCGAGGGAGACCGAACACGCGGAGTCGCTGCTCGACCTCGCCGTCACGATTCGCAACGAGCGCGCACACGAGCCGATTCACACGGTCACGGTGGTTCGCCCGGAGCAACGCTCACGCACCACGGCGAACGTCGCCGAAGTCGAAGCCCTACTCGAGGACCTCGAAGCGTACACCGCCGGTGCCGAAGTTCCGATCGAACCTCACACTCGCGTCAACCACAACATCGCCTCGGGCATCGTTCGCTCGAGCGTCGAGAACCGGATTACGACGCTCGTCGTCGGCTGGGACGGTCGAACGGCACGGACCCAACAGGTGTTCGGACACATCATCGATCAGGTGCTCGATCGAACCACGGAGTTGACGCTGGTCGGTCGGCTCAGGAGCCCACTCAACACGACCCAGCGGATCGTCCTCGTGCTCCCGCCGGATATCCACCACAACGACGGGTTCTCCGAGGCGTTGCACACGGTGAAACGCATCTCGGCGCAAACGGGGGCACCGATTCACGGCCTCGTCGTCGACGGGAATCCGGGCCACTTCGATCGAGTGACGACGAGCCTCGAGCCATCGACGTCGGCGACGTTCCACGCGGTCGACGGCTGGAACGAGTTGTTCGAGAAACTCCGCGACGAGACGCGATCGGACGACTTCCTCGTCTGCGTGAGCGCCCGGCGAAACGAAGTCGGCTGGCACAGCGAGTTACGGACCCTCCCGAACCGACTCGCGAGGGTGACAGATGGAAATTTCGTCGTGATGTATCCGGCGACGGAAGAACGAGCAGACGACAGGCAATTCCTCAGATTCTCCTGA
- a CDS encoding ferredoxin encodes MKVEFDEETCIGMYQCVAEWDAFEEDKTKGKAILEDSEEIEEGIFVREVPEGAELDAKFAARTCPVDAIRIYDDDGEQLIP; translated from the coding sequence ATGAAAGTCGAATTCGACGAGGAAACCTGTATCGGGATGTATCAGTGCGTCGCCGAGTGGGACGCCTTCGAAGAGGATAAGACGAAAGGCAAAGCGATTCTCGAGGACAGCGAGGAGATCGAAGAGGGCATCTTCGTCCGCGAGGTCCCCGAAGGTGCGGAACTCGACGCAAAGTTCGCGGCTCGGACCTGCCCGGTCGACGCGATCAGGATCTACGACGACGACGGCGAGCAGTTGATTCCCTGA
- a CDS encoding HTTM domain-containing protein: protein MERPVRSQLETGVRRVRRNLADSVRIDTRTLAVFRVFVGLLIVADIVLRSRNFSFYYTEDGVVPQSIAMELSADGAFSFYHLTTDPTVIAALMGLQVLIAIQLIVGYKTRVAMVLSFLFVVSLDHHNPLVLSYADTLFRLLLFWAIFLPLGERWSVDAVHAEREPRESVAGIASALILSQMVYMYFLNWYHKSQSDLWTGGEATPLVMGLDDMTFLLTPYIRQFPALLELGTHLWYYMLMFSWLLIVFVGRKRMFLAALFVGGHVSFILTVRIGAFPYVAIAGLLLFLQAQFWTDLQRVADLLDVDRSRLTRTRRTLASHAAAVPNPRLSSPSLDRFRVNVHSVFLGVVVGSLVLLSILSYMPVVSVIDGNSPPEQQVDDIASSFGVDQPEWSVFAPEPRTTDRYYVFPAVTEDGEYVDAYNERELTYERPSDELQTQYDTYRERFYMNSVRSGGLNDNEVPTALAEHLCSTWEDDHGEELTHINMYVVSEDITYETIDDHDERDRNTTHLYEHGCGDNEPKEIQPPDL, encoded by the coding sequence ATGGAGCGTCCCGTGCGGTCGCAACTCGAGACAGGGGTCCGTCGAGTGCGACGGAACCTCGCGGACTCCGTACGGATCGATACGCGGACGCTCGCGGTTTTTCGCGTCTTCGTTGGCCTCCTCATCGTCGCCGATATTGTCCTTCGCTCGCGAAACTTTTCCTTTTACTACACCGAGGATGGCGTCGTCCCCCAATCGATCGCGATGGAGTTGAGCGCCGACGGCGCGTTCTCGTTCTATCATCTGACGACCGATCCGACGGTTATCGCCGCGCTGATGGGACTGCAAGTGCTGATCGCGATTCAGCTGATCGTCGGCTACAAGACGCGAGTGGCGATGGTGCTCTCGTTCCTGTTCGTCGTCTCGCTTGACCACCACAACCCGCTCGTCCTGAGCTACGCCGACACGCTCTTTCGGCTCCTGTTGTTCTGGGCCATCTTCCTCCCATTGGGCGAACGCTGGTCCGTCGACGCCGTTCACGCCGAGCGCGAGCCACGGGAGTCGGTCGCCGGTATCGCCTCCGCGTTGATCCTCTCGCAGATGGTGTACATGTACTTCCTCAACTGGTATCACAAGTCCCAGAGCGACCTGTGGACCGGCGGGGAGGCGACGCCGCTCGTCATGGGTCTCGACGACATGACGTTTCTCCTGACACCGTACATCCGGCAGTTCCCGGCACTGCTCGAGTTGGGAACCCACCTCTGGTACTACATGCTCATGTTCTCCTGGCTGCTCATCGTCTTCGTCGGCCGGAAACGCATGTTCCTCGCCGCGTTATTCGTGGGTGGCCACGTCTCGTTCATCCTCACGGTCCGCATCGGCGCGTTCCCCTACGTCGCGATCGCCGGCCTGTTGTTGTTCCTCCAGGCGCAGTTCTGGACCGACCTGCAACGCGTCGCCGACCTCCTCGACGTCGATCGCTCTCGACTGACCCGAACGCGCCGGACGCTCGCCTCACACGCCGCGGCCGTGCCGAATCCGCGGCTCTCGAGTCCATCCCTCGATCGATTCCGGGTTAACGTCCACAGCGTCTTCCTCGGCGTGGTCGTCGGCTCGCTCGTGTTGCTCTCGATCCTGTCGTACATGCCCGTCGTCTCCGTCATCGACGGCAATTCACCGCCCGAACAACAGGTCGACGATATCGCCTCGAGTTTCGGCGTCGACCAACCCGAGTGGAGCGTGTTCGCCCCCGAGCCGCGGACGACGGATCGCTACTACGTCTTCCCGGCGGTGACCGAGGACGGCGAGTACGTCGACGCCTACAACGAACGGGAGCTGACGTACGAGCGACCGTCCGACGAACTCCAGACCCAGTACGACACGTATCGCGAACGCTTCTACATGAACAGCGTCCGCAGCGGCGGGCTAAACGACAACGAGGTGCCGACGGCGCTCGCCGAACACCTCTGTTCGACGTGGGAAGACGATCACGGCGAAGAATTGACGCACATCAACATGTACGTCGTCAGCGAAGACATCACCTACGAGACCATCGACGACCACGACGAGCGAGATAGGAACACGACGCACCTCTACGAACACGGCTGTGGCGACAACGAGCCGAAGGAAATTCAGCCACCAGATCTGTAG
- the cgi121 gene encoding KEOPS complex subunit Cgi121 — protein sequence MELLECTLTVDDLDEFVAQLGRIGDRHDVTIQAFDARYVVDRSHLECARKLADRAIAREENIARDRAVEVLLYAAGRRQINRALEMGINVGETDAIVLIDADSSGNEGGHKGGTAETLEREAATRRELVKLDAIEPTESILEAVDTEAICSFYDVTDTEQAATDASLSDLVRERVALLEVEK from the coding sequence GTGGAACTCCTCGAGTGTACACTGACGGTCGACGATCTCGACGAGTTCGTCGCCCAACTCGGCCGAATCGGTGACCGCCACGACGTGACGATTCAGGCCTTCGACGCACGTTACGTCGTCGACCGCTCACACCTCGAGTGCGCCCGAAAACTGGCAGACCGGGCCATCGCTCGCGAGGAGAACATCGCCAGAGATCGAGCCGTCGAAGTCCTGCTCTACGCCGCCGGTCGACGACAGATCAATCGCGCACTCGAAATGGGAATCAACGTCGGCGAAACGGACGCCATCGTCCTGATCGACGCCGATTCCAGTGGAAATGAAGGGGGTCACAAGGGTGGAACTGCTGAGACACTCGAACGCGAGGCGGCCACCCGACGAGAACTGGTGAAATTGGACGCCATCGAACCGACTGAATCGATACTCGAGGCTGTCGACACGGAAGCAATCTGTTCGTTTTACGACGTTACTGACACCGAGCAAGCAGCAACCGATGCGTCGCTTTCGGACCTCGTCCGCGAACGCGTGGCCTTACTCGAGGTCGAAAAGTGA